CCCTGTGGGTGGCCCTGGGCTTCGTGCTGACCGGCCTGGGCTTCCTGGGTCTGTTGCTGCCGGGCTTTCCGGGGACCGTGTGGTTCGTGCTCGCGGCGGCGGCCTTCGCACGTGGCAACCCGAAGTGGGAGGCGTGGCTGCTGTCGCGGCCCGTGATCGGTGAACTCGTGCGCGACTACCGCGAGGGGCGCGGGATGCCGCTGCGGGCGAAGTGGATCGCCTGCGCGTGCATCGTGGTGGCGGTGGCTTGGAGCCTGCCGCGCATTCCGGTGCTGGCCGGACAGGTCGCCTGGGCCGTGGTGGGGCTGGCGGGCATCCTGTTCATCACGCTGTGGGTGCCCACGCGCCGTTCCTGAAGGGGCCGCCCGGGAAGACGGGACAAAGCTTCCACTTGTTCGCCTGCCCGGCCGCTAGACTCCGCCCATGTTGGAAGGCGTTCTGAGCCGACTGGGCGAGTACGGCAACCCGGTGCCGCGGTATACGGCGCCGCGCTGCCTGCTGGAACGTCAGGCGGTCGGCGGCTGCGACGCCTGCCACGCCACCTGTCCCCACGAGGCCATCGAGTTCGGTCCCCTCGGCCAGAGCATCCAGATCGACCCGCAGGCCTGTACTGGCTGTGGCCTGTGTGTGCAGGTCTGCCCCAGCGGCGCCCTGGAATACGATCTCACCGCGCCGCTCCAGAGTGTCCGCGACGCGGGCCAGGCCGGGGAGGCCAGCCTCACCTGCTCGCAGAGCGGCGCGGGCGGTCCCACGCTGCCCTGCCTGGGCCGGGTGACGCCCGCCCTGGTGTCGGTGGCGGGGGCGTGGGACACCCCACTGACCCTGCTGCATGGAGAATGCCGCACCTGCCCGGTGGGCGCGCCCGACGTGCCCGAGCGGCTCAGGCGCGTGGTGGGGGAAGCGCAGACGCTCCGCGCCGCGACCGGACAGCCCGCGCAGGTCACCGTGCGTGAGGCCGGTCCCGAGGACCGTGACCGGGCCGTGCGGGTTTCGCGTCGGGGCGCCTTTGCCAGCCTGCTGCGTACCGGGCGGCAGCAGGTCGCCCAGGTGATTCCCGAGCGGCCCCTCCCCTTCGTGGACTGGAGCCAGCCCGAAGAACGCACGCCGGAAGAATGGCGCTGGCGGGCGCGTTCCCTGGTGCCTGCCCCGCCCCCCGAGGCGGGTATCCACTGGCCCGCGCCGCTGGTGGACGACACCTGCATCGACTGCCCCGTCTGCGCCAACGTCTGCCCGACCCAGGCGATCACCCGCGAGCTGAAGCCGGAGGGCGGCGTACAACTGCTGCTGAATCTGTCGGCCTGCACGAGCTGCATGGCCTGCCTGCGCTCCTGCCCCCCGCAGGCCATCCACATGCAGGAAGAATGGCTCCCCGCCGCCTTCCACCACCCGATCCTGATCCGGGACAGCGACAGTGTGATGTAAGTGGGGAGTGGGGTAAAGAAAGCTGGAGCTTCTGCGCTCGCCTCGCCCTTCTTCCACTCACGACTCCCCACTGACCACTAACCGTGATGTCCCTTCGCTCTACACTGGAACACGTGCTCCCCGCCCGCTCCTCCTACGCCCGTCTGGAGGGGTTCTTGCGCGACATCCTGGGCGGCGGCGCGGCCCTGCTGCACGAGGACGAGGCGGCCCCCGCCCGCACGTTGCAGGCGGCGGACCTGGGCTGGTCGGAGGCGGTGAGGCGCGGCTTCGGCTTTCCCGAGGTCTTCAGCCACCAGGCCGAGACGTACCGCCTGATGAGCGGCGGCGAGCATGTGATCGTGACCACGCCGACCGCCAGCGGCAAGACGGGCGCCTTCTTTCCAGCCGTCTTCGAGCGCCTGGAACGCGACCCCCACGCGACCGCCCTCTTCGTCTATCCCCTCGTGGCCCTCGGCCAGGATCAGCGCGACAAGCTGGCGGCCTTCCGCGAGCGCGGCGGCTTCGGCTGGGAGATCGCGGCGTTTCAGGGGAACGCGCAGCCCGGCGACGTGTTCCGCGAGAACGTGCGGATGGTGACGGCCACGCCCGACAAGCTCCACTGGTCCCTGACCCAGCCCCGCGTGCGCGACTTCCTGCGCCGCCTGGCCTTTATCGTGCTGGACGAGGCGCACACCTACCGGGGCGGCTTCGGCAGCGAGGTGGCCGGGATGCTGCGGCGGCTCCTCGACCTGGCGCGGGCGCTGGGGGCGAAGCCGCAGGTCGTCCTTTCGACGGCCACCATCGGCAACCCCGCCGAGTTCGCGCGGGAACTGGTGGGCGTGGAGGCGGTGGAGGTGAGCGAGTCGGGCGCGGCCCGGCACGGCAAACGCTATTACCTCGCGGACCACCGGGGGCAGCCGCGCCGCTTCTGGGACGCGGTGGTGAGTGCCAGCGTGCAGCGGAACCTCAAGGTGCTGGCCTTTTTCCGGGGCCGTTCGCGCGCCGCCCGGCTGTACTCGACCTACCGCGCGCAGCCCCTTTACAGGAGCCACGTCCACCTCTACATGGCGGGCACCTCCGACCGCGAGGGCCGCCTGACCGAGTTCCGCCGCGCCAGCAGCGGCGTGATGTTCGCCACCAACGCGCTGGAGGCCGGGGTGGACATCGGTGATCTGGAGGTCGTCATCATCGACGGTTATCCCGGCTCGCGGATGGCCTTCCGGCAGATGGCGGGCCGCGCCGGACGGGTCGCGCCGGGGCTGGTGCTGTACCTCCCCGCGCTGAACGAGCAGGGTGTGCCGCAGCCGGTGGACGCCTTTTATTCCAACGCCGGGAACTTCCGCGAGCTGGTCACCGGCCCGATTGAAAAGGCCGTGGTGGAGGCCGAAAATCCCTATCTCTCCCCCCGTCACCGCGCCCGCGCGAACGAGGAATTCAAGGCGGCGGGCCTTCCCGCCGAGGTGTTGCCCGGTCCCAAATACTGGAACCTGCGCGGCGAGGGCAGCGCCAAATTCGCGGTGATCGAGGCGGAGGACTGGGCGCAGAAGGGACCGCGCGCTTTCGACGCGCCGCTCGAATCCCCCAGCCAGCACTACGCCCTCACCGAGAAGCACGAGGGGGCGGTCTTCACGCTGGATGGCCAGGGCTACAAGGTGACGCGCTGGGAGGAACACCCGGCGGGCACCGCGATCCTGGTCGAGAAGTTCGGCGCCGCCAACCTCTTCACGCGCGGGCTGTACGTCATCGAGGTCAGCCCGGTGAAGATGGGCGAATGGGTGCGGCGCGGTCCCCTCGCTTACCGGCACGGCGAGGTGGTCATCCGCCGCCGCTACACCGGCTTCATGATGATGCGCCAGGTCTTCGAGCGCGTCTGCACCGGCTGCGACCGCGAACCCGACCCCACCGAGCGCGTCTGCCGTGCCTGCGGGGGCCGCATTCAGGACCGCATGCAGGACCACAAGCTTTCCGAGCATCTCTACGACGAACCGCTGGAACTGCCCCCCTTCCGTACCTCGGCGCTGGAAGTCGGCGTGGACGCCCGCGCGACCGAGCAGCCTACCGCCGTCGCCCACACCCTCAAGCACCTCCTCCAGAAGCTCACGCCCGAGCGGGTCGCCTGCGACGAGAACGACCTCGCGGGCGCTTTCCGCCCGGACCGCGACAACTACTTCTTCCTGTACGACGACTGGCTGGGTGGCCTGGGCGTCAGCCGCCGCGCTTTCGAGAACATGGACGACCTGTTGCGCCGCGCACTGGACCTGACGGCCAAGACCTGTTGCAAGGAGGCGCACGGCTGCTACGAGTGCATCGCGGTGAGCCGCTGCTACGCACCCTTCCTGGCGAGCGGTGAGCGGCGCCCCACCGACAAGCCCGCCACCCGCGCCTTTTTAGAAGGGTTGCTGGGCGTGCAGCCCGCACCCCAGCCCGAACCCGACGCGGCCACGCTCCCCGAACCGCCCGTCCTCCCCGCGTCCTGGCCCCTCCAGGCGCGCGAACTGCTGGACCTGCACGGCCTCTCGCTCCCCGAGGTCAGCGCCCGCCTGGGCATCCCCAGCCGCGAGCTTCAGCGGGCCGTCAGCACCACCGAGCCGCTGAGATTGCGCCACGCCAAATTCGGGGAGGGGGTCTTCCTCCAGGGCTTCGGCCAGGGCGACCGCCGCGAGGTGCTGGCGTACTTTCCCGGCGTGGGGCAGAAGCGCCTGCTGCTGAAGTTTGCGGGCCTGACGGTCATTGAAAAGGCCGCCGCCCCCGTCACCGCTCCGGGCGGTTGACCCTTTCCCCCGCACGCCGCTATACTTCACTGCGCTTCCCGGGGGAGGCGAACACCTAGGGATATGGTGTAATGGCAGCACAACAGATTTTGGATCTGTTTGTCTAGGTTCGAATCCTAGTATCCCTGCCACAACGGGCAAACGGGGCGGAACGATTCAGGGTTCCGCCTCTGTTGTTTTTTCCGCGCCTGTTCTTTTGCGGTCTGACCGCCGAGCCTTCACCTCATGAGGTCCAATTCCGCCCAGGCTCACGTTCGGTCAGGTGGGCTTCACCCAGCGTCAGGCGGGCCGCCCTAGGCTAAGTCCAGCAGCGAACCCCGGTTTTTGCGCGCTGGGAGGTCCCCAGTGCCCCGGTCTTCCGCTGAAGGAGACGCCATGAAGAAGCCTGCTGTCCTGCTCGCCCTGACCGCTTCCCTGCTGGCTCCGCTGGCGACGCCTGCCCTGGCCGCCCCCAAGATCAGCGCCCAGAGCATCATCGTGAACCCGGTCCCGACCACGCTGGCCGCGCAGGTCTGGGTGGACCGTGACCCCAGCGGCACGCGCACGCCGAACTACCGCATCGGTGACCGCATCCGCCTGTCCGTGTCGGTCAACGAGAACGCCTACGTGTACCTCTTCAATGTCAACCCCGACGGCTCGGTGGATCAGATTCTGCCCAACCGCCTGAGCGGCAGCAACTACGTCCGCAGGGGCGAGATCCGGACCTTCCCCGCCAGCGGTGACAATTTCGTGTTCAACGTGGGCGGCCCGGCCGGGCTGAACAAGGTGCTGGTCGTCGCCAGCCGCCGTCAACTGGACCTCTCGGAACTGAGTACCTTCCAGGCGGGCCAGCCCTTCGCCAGCGTGAAGCCCCAGGGCAGCCAGCAACTCGCCCAGGCCCTCAGCATCGTCGTGAACCCGGTCGATCAGCCCATCCCCCAGCAGGACTGGGTCAGCGACACGGCCTTCTTCAACGTCACGTACTGAACTTCTTTCCCTCGGGGCGGGTTTCCATCCGGAGGCCCGCCCTGTTGCTGTTCACCCGTCCCGCGTCAGCACATAAAAGGCCCGCCCGCCCTCCCGCGCGAGGTCGGTGACGGCGTACCCACGCCCCAGGTACGTCCCCAGCACCTCGCGGAGCGCATAGCGCCAGGCCAGGCGGGTCGCCGCGGGGAGCGTGTCCATCTGAACTGGCACCTCCGCCAGCAGCCGCTCTCCGTCCAGGTTCAGGTGGGGTGTGCCGGGAAACCCGTCTTCCGCTTCCAGTGCCCTCTGCCCTTCTGGAGGCGGTGCGGGCCGCTCGGTGTGCGGGCGGGTCAGGTCCCACTCGATCATCAGGCGGTCGGCGGGAAAGGCCGTGGCGCGGTCGGTGCCCAGCGCGTACCAGTCGGGGTGATAGCTCACGGCCCGCGCGCCCAGCTTGCCCAGGTTCAGGCGGGCATTGCGCGTGACCAGGGGATCGAAGGTCCAGGTCATGCGCGTCAGACCCTGCGCGAGTGCCCGCTCCCGCTGCGCCAGCTTCAGCGCGACGGCGGCCCCACTTCCGCGCCAGTCGGGGTGCAGGGCCAGCAGATGCGAGTGGTGCCAGACCTGCCCGTCCCGCAACGCCGGAAACCCGTAGGCCAGGCCGAAGGGGAGGGGAGAAGCACCCTCTGCCGGATAGGCCCCCAGCACGATCGCGCCCGTATGCGCCCCGATGCGGAACATGGTGGCGGGCAGCACCTCGCGGTCGGTGTAGCCCCACGCCTGCACCTGCACGTCCTCCAGCGCGCGCATGTCCCAGGGGTCCGTCACGGCCCGGATCACAAAGGGACGCTTCCTGGCCTCGCTCAAGCCCGGTACTCCTCGTGCAACTCGGACACCCCCCCGATAAAGTCCCGGTTCAGCGTCACGCCGATGCCCGGCCCCTCTGGCACCGGCATCAGCCCGCCCCGCGCCTCCAGCGGTTCGTTCACCACGTCCGTCGCCCAGTAGCGGCTGGCACTGCTGGTGTCGCCCGGCAGCCTGAAATCCGGCAGCGTGGAGAGGTGAATGTTGTGCGCCCGGCCCACGCCGCTTTCGAGCAT
The window above is part of the Deinococcus metallilatus genome. Proteins encoded here:
- a CDS encoding YbaN family protein → MNGSSPTVVRPLWVALGFVLTGLGFLGLLLPGFPGTVWFVLAAAAFARGNPKWEAWLLSRPVIGELVRDYREGRGMPLRAKWIACACIVVAVAWSLPRIPVLAGQVAWAVVGLAGILFITLWVPTRRS
- a CDS encoding 4Fe-4S dicluster domain-containing protein; this translates as MLEGVLSRLGEYGNPVPRYTAPRCLLERQAVGGCDACHATCPHEAIEFGPLGQSIQIDPQACTGCGLCVQVCPSGALEYDLTAPLQSVRDAGQAGEASLTCSQSGAGGPTLPCLGRVTPALVSVAGAWDTPLTLLHGECRTCPVGAPDVPERLRRVVGEAQTLRAATGQPAQVTVREAGPEDRDRAVRVSRRGAFASLLRTGRQQVAQVIPERPLPFVDWSQPEERTPEEWRWRARSLVPAPPPEAGIHWPAPLVDDTCIDCPVCANVCPTQAITRELKPEGGVQLLLNLSACTSCMACLRSCPPQAIHMQEEWLPAAFHHPILIRDSDSVM
- a CDS encoding DEAD/DEAH box helicase, which translates into the protein MSLRSTLEHVLPARSSYARLEGFLRDILGGGAALLHEDEAAPARTLQAADLGWSEAVRRGFGFPEVFSHQAETYRLMSGGEHVIVTTPTASGKTGAFFPAVFERLERDPHATALFVYPLVALGQDQRDKLAAFRERGGFGWEIAAFQGNAQPGDVFRENVRMVTATPDKLHWSLTQPRVRDFLRRLAFIVLDEAHTYRGGFGSEVAGMLRRLLDLARALGAKPQVVLSTATIGNPAEFARELVGVEAVEVSESGAARHGKRYYLADHRGQPRRFWDAVVSASVQRNLKVLAFFRGRSRAARLYSTYRAQPLYRSHVHLYMAGTSDREGRLTEFRRASSGVMFATNALEAGVDIGDLEVVIIDGYPGSRMAFRQMAGRAGRVAPGLVLYLPALNEQGVPQPVDAFYSNAGNFRELVTGPIEKAVVEAENPYLSPRHRARANEEFKAAGLPAEVLPGPKYWNLRGEGSAKFAVIEAEDWAQKGPRAFDAPLESPSQHYALTEKHEGAVFTLDGQGYKVTRWEEHPAGTAILVEKFGAANLFTRGLYVIEVSPVKMGEWVRRGPLAYRHGEVVIRRRYTGFMMMRQVFERVCTGCDREPDPTERVCRACGGRIQDRMQDHKLSEHLYDEPLELPPFRTSALEVGVDARATEQPTAVAHTLKHLLQKLTPERVACDENDLAGAFRPDRDNYFFLYDDWLGGLGVSRRAFENMDDLLRRALDLTAKTCCKEAHGCYECIAVSRCYAPFLASGERRPTDKPATRAFLEGLLGVQPAPQPEPDAATLPEPPVLPASWPLQARELLDLHGLSLPEVSARLGIPSRELQRAVSTTEPLRLRHAKFGEGVFLQGFGQGDRREVLAYFPGVGQKRLLLKFAGLTVIEKAAAPVTAPGG
- a CDS encoding DUF4384 domain-containing protein, producing the protein MKKPAVLLALTASLLAPLATPALAAPKISAQSIIVNPVPTTLAAQVWVDRDPSGTRTPNYRIGDRIRLSVSVNENAYVYLFNVNPDGSVDQILPNRLSGSNYVRRGEIRTFPASGDNFVFNVGGPAGLNKVLVVASRRQLDLSELSTFQAGQPFASVKPQGSQQLAQALSIVVNPVDQPIPQQDWVSDTAFFNVTY
- a CDS encoding acyl-CoA acyltransferase; translated protein: MSEARKRPFVIRAVTDPWDMRALEDVQVQAWGYTDREVLPATMFRIGAHTGAIVLGAYPAEGASPLPFGLAYGFPALRDGQVWHHSHLLALHPDWRGSGAAVALKLAQRERALAQGLTRMTWTFDPLVTRNARLNLGKLGARAVSYHPDWYALGTDRATAFPADRLMIEWDLTRPHTERPAPPPEGQRALEAEDGFPGTPHLNLDGERLLAEVPVQMDTLPAATRLAWRYALREVLGTYLGRGYAVTDLAREGGRAFYVLTRDG